A region of Sulfurospirillum tamanense DNA encodes the following proteins:
- a CDS encoding DEAD/DEAH box helicase, which translates to MTTTFESFALDAAIFKAVQEAGFKEPSPIQQQAIPLVLEGHDMVAQAQTGTGKTAAFALPILSKVDPREKGVHVLVITPTRELATQVSDEIYMLGRFKGFKTVTVYGGSSYTRQMKLIEAGASVVVATPGRMLDLLKNNRLKDFNPSVVVLDEADEMLDMGFLDDIKEIFTYLPSSRQTMLFSATMPEPIKQLAKKILKEPKFVSVTPANMTTNVDIEQCYYVIEEWERDDAVIRLLDTLDPDKAIMFCRTKKEVDMLTTKLTAGGFAVKGLHGDMEQPQREEVIKAFRFSNIDLLVATDVAARGLNVKEISHVINVHIPFDPESYVHRIGRTGRAGKKGMAITLCTPMEYNSIQRIGKKVGTNIEHRVLPTRGELQKSRLSNLARTIEQAPLNENAPAVLTVLENETDLANIALKAISLLLEQEKANGPEKIGLDEQTFAKVIKRLAGRTDSKNRGGFRNRRPSGGGGRSSSGGRSDYKGGGRR; encoded by the coding sequence ATGACTACCACATTCGAATCTTTTGCCTTAGATGCAGCTATTTTTAAAGCTGTTCAAGAAGCCGGCTTTAAAGAGCCAAGCCCTATCCAGCAACAAGCCATTCCCCTTGTTTTAGAAGGGCACGACATGGTTGCCCAAGCCCAAACAGGTACGGGAAAAACCGCTGCCTTTGCTCTACCTATCCTTAGCAAGGTTGACCCTCGTGAAAAAGGTGTTCACGTTCTTGTTATCACCCCTACCCGCGAACTTGCTACCCAAGTCAGTGATGAAATCTACATGCTTGGACGTTTTAAAGGGTTCAAAACCGTTACCGTTTATGGAGGTAGCTCCTACACGCGCCAAATGAAGCTCATCGAAGCGGGTGCGAGTGTGGTTGTAGCAACCCCTGGACGAATGCTAGACCTTCTTAAAAACAACCGCCTCAAAGACTTCAACCCTTCTGTTGTAGTGTTAGACGAAGCAGATGAGATGCTTGACATGGGCTTTTTGGACGATATTAAAGAGATTTTTACCTACCTCCCAAGCTCGCGCCAAACCATGCTTTTTTCGGCCACCATGCCTGAACCCATTAAACAATTGGCTAAAAAAATTCTCAAAGAACCAAAATTTGTCAGCGTGACACCTGCGAACATGACCACCAACGTGGACATCGAACAGTGCTATTACGTCATTGAAGAGTGGGAGCGCGATGACGCGGTTATCCGCTTGCTTGACACCCTAGACCCCGACAAAGCCATCATGTTTTGCCGTACCAAAAAAGAGGTAGACATGCTCACCACCAAGCTCACGGCTGGAGGTTTTGCAGTCAAAGGCTTGCACGGTGACATGGAACAACCTCAGCGCGAAGAAGTCATCAAAGCCTTCCGTTTTTCCAATATTGACTTGCTTGTCGCCACCGACGTAGCCGCGCGCGGACTCAACGTGAAAGAAATCAGCCACGTCATCAACGTGCACATTCCTTTTGACCCAGAAAGCTATGTGCACCGCATTGGCAGAACTGGACGTGCGGGCAAAAAAGGGATGGCCATCACCTTGTGTACACCCATGGAGTACAACTCTATCCAGCGCATTGGTAAAAAAGTGGGTACCAACATTGAACACCGTGTGCTCCCCACCCGCGGAGAGCTTCAAAAAAGCCGTTTAAGTAACCTTGCGCGCACCATCGAACAAGCGCCCTTAAACGAAAATGCCCCTGCAGTACTGACGGTTCTTGAAAACGAAACGGACCTTGCCAACATCGCTCTTAAAGCTATCTCGCTTTTACTCGAACAAGAAAAAGCCAATGGCCCCGAAAAAATCGGACTAGATGAGCAAACTTTTGCTAAGGTCATCAAACGCTTGGCTGGACGTACAGATTCTAAAAATCGCGGCGGCTTCCGCAACCGTCGCCCCTCAGGCGGTGGTGGAAGAAGTTCAAGCGGTGGACGCAGTGATTATAAAGGCGGGGGACGCCGCTAG
- the nspC gene encoding carboxynorspermidine decarboxylase: MQLQKHSAIAKVLDQIPTPCYVCEEALLEENLKRLAYVQEQTGAKILLALKGFAFTPLFDRVGKYLHGCTASGLHEAKLSHEVMGKETHTYSPAFKESEFEEILSISDHVVFNSFAQWEKFRALAKERVSCGLRVNPEVSASPADLYNPCGLYSRLGITRAQFRPEQLEGIEGLHFHALCEQNVDALEAVLEGFEANFGAFIPQMRWINFGGGHHITREDYDVEGLIRVIRAFRARYNNIPVYLEPGEAVGWQTGPLVASVLDIVENGMNIAILDTSAEAHMPDTLAMPYRAQIRGAGEAGEKAYTYRLGGNTCLAGDIMGDYSFDAPLHVGQKLIFEDMIHYTIVKNTTFNGIKLPDLGVLRKDGRFEVVKEFGYEEYRRRN, encoded by the coding sequence ATGCAACTCCAAAAACACTCTGCCATTGCTAAAGTCCTAGACCAAATCCCCACGCCGTGTTACGTGTGTGAAGAAGCGCTTTTGGAGGAAAACCTCAAGCGTTTAGCCTACGTGCAAGAACAAACGGGAGCAAAAATTCTTTTGGCACTCAAAGGCTTTGCTTTTACGCCCCTGTTTGATAGGGTGGGAAAATACCTGCACGGGTGTACTGCGAGTGGGCTTCACGAAGCCAAACTTTCCCATGAGGTGATGGGCAAAGAAACCCACACTTATTCGCCCGCGTTTAAAGAAAGCGAATTTGAAGAAATTCTCTCCATCAGCGACCATGTGGTTTTTAACTCCTTCGCCCAGTGGGAGAAATTTCGCGCGCTTGCCAAGGAGAGGGTCTCGTGTGGCTTGCGGGTTAATCCTGAGGTTTCGGCGTCTCCTGCGGATTTGTACAACCCGTGTGGGCTTTACAGTCGCCTTGGCATCACCCGTGCGCAGTTTCGGCCTGAGCAACTTGAAGGGATTGAAGGGTTGCATTTTCACGCACTGTGCGAGCAAAATGTAGACGCACTCGAAGCGGTATTGGAGGGGTTTGAGGCAAACTTTGGTGCGTTTATCCCGCAAATGCGTTGGATTAACTTTGGGGGTGGGCACCACATCACCCGCGAAGATTACGACGTGGAAGGGCTTATCCGCGTTATTCGCGCCTTTCGCGCGCGGTACAACAACATCCCTGTCTACCTAGAACCTGGTGAAGCCGTAGGCTGGCAAACAGGGCCATTGGTGGCATCAGTGCTTGACATCGTGGAAAACGGCATGAACATCGCCATCCTAGACACCTCTGCCGAAGCCCACATGCCTGACACCCTTGCCATGCCTTACCGCGCGCAGATTCGAGGAGCGGGCGAGGCGGGTGAGAAAGCTTACACGTACCGTCTTGGAGGTAACACCTGTTTGGCGGGAGATATCATGGGGGATTACAGTTTTGACGCGCCTTTACATGTAGGGCAAAAACTCATTTTTGAAGACATGATTCACTACACCATCGTGAAAAATACGACCTTTAATGGCATTAAATTACCCGACTTGGGTGTGTTGCGAAAAGATGGGCGATTTGAAGTGGTGAAGGAGTTTGGATACGAGGAGTACCGACGCCGCAATTAG
- a CDS encoding SDR family NAD(P)-dependent oxidoreductase produces MRHVLISGCSSGIGLYCAKALHVREDFRVYATARKAEDVARLREMGLWACRLDLDSNESIQAGLAQVLEQSGGRLDVLFNNGAYGQPGAVEDLSDEALKAQFQTNVFGTQALTNLVLKTMRVQGSGRIVYNSSVLGFAAMGYRGAYNASKFAIEGLADTLRLELSDSGIHVVLIEPGPIASAFRTNALQKFRAYIDVQNSPHKTTYEATLSRLQGSKPTPFTLGPEAVYDALLEAITAPKPKARYRVTTPTKVLWYAKRLLPTLLLDKLLKRAT; encoded by the coding sequence ATGCGCCACGTCCTTATCTCTGGCTGCTCTTCAGGCATCGGTCTTTACTGCGCGAAAGCCTTACATGTAAGGGAAGATTTTCGTGTCTATGCCACTGCACGAAAGGCGGAGGATGTGGCGCGTTTGCGGGAGATGGGGCTGTGGGCGTGCCGCTTGGATTTGGACAGCAATGAGAGCATCCAAGCGGGCTTGGCTCAAGTGCTCGAACAAAGCGGTGGGCGTCTTGATGTGCTGTTTAATAACGGTGCGTACGGACAGCCCGGAGCCGTGGAAGACCTGAGTGATGAAGCCCTAAAAGCCCAGTTTCAAACCAATGTCTTTGGCACCCAAGCCCTCACCAACCTCGTTTTAAAAACCATGCGCGTTCAAGGAAGCGGGCGCATTGTGTACAACAGTTCGGTTTTGGGCTTTGCCGCCATGGGCTACCGAGGGGCGTACAATGCCAGTAAATTTGCCATCGAAGGGTTGGCAGACACTTTGCGCTTAGAGTTAAGTGATAGCGGCATCCATGTGGTGCTCATTGAACCTGGCCCTATTGCTAGCGCCTTTCGCACCAACGCGTTGCAAAAATTTCGCGCCTACATTGATGTGCAAAACAGTCCCCATAAAACCACCTACGAAGCCACCCTTTCGCGCTTACAAGGGAGCAAACCCACCCCTTTTACCCTTGGGCCAGAAGCGGTGTATGACGCTCTTTTGGAGGCCATCACCGCACCTAAACCCAAAGCGCGCTACCGTGTCACTACGCCCACCAAGGTGCTGTGGTATGCCAAGCGGTTGTTGCCTACATTGCTTTTGGATAAGCTTCTTAAAAGGGCAACTTAG
- a CDS encoding saccharopine dehydrogenase family protein: protein MKTVLIIGAGGVSRVVTTKCAMNTQTFGRIVLASRTKSKCDEIAAEIKERLHVSIETASVDADDVPQLVALIQSVKPDLVLNVALPYQDLTIMDACVETGVDYLDTANYEHPDEAKFEYKLQWAKHDAFKARGIMGLLGSGFDPGVTNVFCAYAQQYLFDEIHTIDILDCNAGDHGYPFATNFNPEINLREVSSKGRYWEAGKWIETEPMAIKMVWDYPEVGPKDSYLLYHEELESLVQNIKGLKRIRFFMTFGQSYLTHMKCLENIGMLGIKEVEHKGMKIVPIEFLKTLLPDPASLGPRTVGMTNIGCVIEGLKDGKPKKVYIYNTCDHQACYRETGAQAVSYTTGVPAMIGAKLILEGKWKGAGVFNMEQFDAKPFMDELNAQGLPWKLIEMKPGESYEVD from the coding sequence ATGAAAACCGTTCTTATCATCGGCGCGGGCGGCGTAAGCCGTGTCGTGACCACCAAATGCGCTATGAATACCCAAACCTTCGGACGCATCGTCCTTGCTAGCCGCACCAAATCCAAGTGTGATGAAATCGCCGCAGAGATTAAAGAGCGTTTACATGTAAGCATTGAAACCGCCAGCGTTGATGCGGATGATGTTCCTCAACTCGTCGCGCTCATCCAAAGCGTCAAGCCTGATTTGGTGCTCAATGTGGCCCTTCCCTATCAAGATTTGACCATCATGGATGCGTGCGTGGAAACGGGCGTGGATTACCTTGACACTGCCAACTACGAACACCCTGATGAAGCTAAATTTGAGTACAAACTCCAGTGGGCCAAGCATGACGCGTTTAAGGCAAGGGGCATCATGGGTCTTTTGGGAAGCGGGTTTGACCCTGGTGTGACCAATGTGTTTTGCGCCTACGCTCAGCAGTATTTGTTCGATGAAATCCACACCATCGACATCCTAGACTGCAACGCAGGCGACCACGGCTACCCTTTTGCTACGAACTTTAACCCCGAGATTAACCTGCGCGAAGTCAGCTCCAAGGGGCGGTATTGGGAAGCGGGCAAGTGGATTGAGACCGAACCAATGGCCATTAAAATGGTGTGGGATTACCCAGAAGTTGGCCCAAAAGACAGCTATTTGCTCTACCACGAAGAGTTGGAGTCGTTGGTGCAAAACATCAAAGGCCTCAAACGCATTCGCTTTTTTATGACCTTTGGCCAAAGCTACCTCACCCACATGAAATGCCTTGAAAACATCGGCATGTTGGGCATTAAAGAAGTAGAGCACAAGGGCATGAAAATCGTGCCAATCGAGTTTTTGAAAACCTTACTCCCAGACCCAGCCAGCCTAGGGCCTCGCACCGTGGGCATGACCAACATCGGGTGCGTCATCGAAGGTCTTAAAGATGGCAAACCCAAAAAAGTGTACATTTACAACACTTGCGACCACCAAGCATGTTACCGCGAAACGGGCGCCCAAGCGGTGAGTTACACCACGGGCGTGCCTGCCATGATTGGGGCAAAACTCATACTTGAGGGCAAATGGAAAGGCGCAGGTGTCTTTAACATGGAGCAGTTTGATGCCAAGCCTTTCATGGATGAGCTAAACGCCCAAGGCTTGCCATGGAAACTCATCGAAATGAAACCGGGTGAAAGTTACGAGGTGGATTGA
- the rdgB gene encoding RdgB/HAM1 family non-canonical purine NTP pyrophosphatase, which translates to MKIVLATSNKGKIREIKAFLEGFDVVGFDELMTPFDIDETGATFKENALIKARAVHEALEDKNAIVLSDDSGISVPLLGGEPGIYSARYAGIGANDKDNLAKLIATLSARGVAQTPAFYTAAIALATPWGEFSVHGWMHGHAINEARGENGFGYDPMFIPEGYTTTLGEMDAQSKRDISHRTRALKHAMTLLNTLKGNQ; encoded by the coding sequence TTGAAGATTGTATTAGCTACCTCCAACAAGGGAAAAATCCGCGAAATCAAAGCCTTTTTAGAAGGGTTTGATGTGGTGGGGTTTGATGAGCTTATGACCCCTTTTGACATCGACGAAACGGGCGCGACGTTTAAAGAAAACGCCCTCATTAAAGCGCGCGCGGTGCACGAGGCGCTCGAAGACAAAAACGCCATTGTGCTCTCTGATGACAGCGGGATTTCCGTGCCGCTTTTGGGCGGGGAACCCGGCATTTACAGTGCCAGATACGCGGGAATTGGCGCGAACGACAAAGACAATCTCGCCAAGCTCATTGCTACTCTTAGTGCGCGTGGTGTTGCCCAAACTCCCGCTTTTTACACCGCCGCTATCGCGCTAGCCACGCCGTGGGGCGAGTTTAGCGTACACGGTTGGATGCACGGACACGCCATTAACGAAGCCAGAGGCGAAAACGGTTTTGGGTACGACCCGATGTTTATCCCCGAGGGCTACACCACCACGTTGGGCGAGATGGACGCCCAAAGCAAGCGGGATATTTCCCACCGAACTAGGGCACTCAAACACGCTATGACCCTACTAAACACCCTCAAAGGAAACCAATGA